In Dasypus novemcinctus isolate mDasNov1 chromosome 8, mDasNov1.1.hap2, whole genome shotgun sequence, the genomic stretch TTAACTGTACCTTCTTAGAGATAATCTCAGTTCCCCTGCAATATATTACAAGTGCTTAGGGCTAGATTTGCAACAAGCCCAATCACCCTCAGAAGGGTTTGTTTTCCACTATATTGATGATACCCTCATTGCAGGCCCCACAGTCTGTGCAACTCTTACCACACAGATTGGAGTCTGTGGCAACACAAAACCACTATTTGAGTGCACCGAGCCTGGCACTAGACACAACTTCAAACAGCAGCTTTTAGCCTATTACTGGGCCTGAGTGGAGACTGTTTAACCACAGATGTGCCCTATGTGGCTGAAGGTCAAAATATCCTCAAGCCATGctgatttttataaatatacatgacCCCGAGTAAGGAACAAGTAATTTGTACTGGACCAATACAGCCTTTTGCTCCCCTCTGGCATCCCATTCCAGGGCCCCAGCTCCACTTCCTTGTGTAAATACCACTCTGCCATACTGTCAAACTCCAGGGCATCAGACCTCAAGGGGTTAACTGGACCAAAGGGTACGAAATCCAAGAGGtagcctctcccttctccccatctCTATGGTTTCTGGGGGGATTGTGAATACAATGTAGCAACTTCATTGGTGCTGTGGGTACTCACTAATCTTACTAATAAAAACAGGCTCAACAAAACTCTATCATTAAATGGAAGTGGTACATCCAAGACCAAGCCCAACTGGGGACTCAGGAAGTCAGTTGCTTTGATGGACAAATGCCCAAGAGGTCTGACCAGCCCACAGGGCATGGTTCTGCCCTTTCTTGATTAAGTGGGGTCCACGATCCGAAGATGTTCCTACTAATGTTAATGGCTTGATAAACAGCagagaatgaaaaacacaaaggCAATAAAGTCCATTGGGCAATGGCAGCCATCAGTCCCAAAGATGACAACCTTTTGACTGAAACTGGATAAGGATGTTCTGCTGAATGGGCTGAAATCCATGCAGTGGTGATGGCTATGCAGGCCACTTCAATAACTTCCTTTTACACATTTACAGATACATGGCCTGTTACAAATGGGCTAGTCATATGGTCTGATGACTGACAAAACAATGGTTGGACAAGAAGATTCCCCATATGGGGAATCTAAAGTGTGTTTGTTTATTCTTGTTTGTGTACATCCTtgacatgcacatatatattacTACAGTAAGGGAATAGTTAAGAAACAATTTTCTGTTTAAATGTTACCAGTTAAAATCAATGTTATCTTCTTACTGAGCCAATTATTTCTTCAGAGCTACagactaaaaacaaacaaacaaaaacactagtATATGGTCAGCATAGATTTTTCAGCAACAATTTtgttgcttatatatatataactactaTGCTTATATATATACAACTACTAATCTATTGAGCTTAAtctcatttatattatttttcacaaAATTCTTCATATATCATTCCCAGGCCACTTCACAATCTGACATTTTAATCCTACATATTTTGAATAAGCACATCTTACTAAAAATTCTGGGTTCTTTGCTAAACTGTGGGATCAAGAGGCCTTATAAAGTATTATAGCTTCAAGTCTGAGATTTCTGCTGTGAAATACAGCTGAAAATTTTCTCATTTGATTTCAGGATTCTTGCCTCCTCAGTGAAGAAAAatgctgagaaaggaaggagtgaTCACTGCTCACTTCCCTTCAATCAACACCCTGAGAAATGTTTTACACAATGAATTAGTTCTCTGGCATGTTAAAAGTTAATTGTACAGCTGAAATCTCTTCCATATTCAAAACATTTATAGTATGAGTTGTCTCATTTTGTTGAAGAGATCATACCTGAAGGCTTTCCTGTATACACAGCATTCTTAGGGTTTCCCTCCAATTTTTCTCATATCATCAAAGAAATGTTATATGATAAATTAAAGTTGTCCCACATGGATGATATTGTAATGGTTTTTCTTCAAATTGAGACATTCATGTCATCTAAGGCCAGAACAATTAGTGAAGGCTTTCCTACATACATGATTTTTATGGGGTTCCTCAACTATGGGTCCTCTCACATCATCAAAGGTCAGAACagtgagtgaaggctttcccacatgcaAGACATTCATGAGGTTTCTTCCCAGTGTGAAGTCTCTTATGTTCTCTGAGGCCAAAACAATGTGAAAGGGCTTTCACAAACAGAAGACATTCACAGAGTTTCTTTCCTGAGTGGGTTCTTGCATGTTGTCTAAAGtttttcccacaaagatgacattcatttAGTTCTCTTCACTGTGAATTCTCTCATCACCTAAGGGAAGAACAATGAGTTAAGGCTTTTTATTGTTTCTCTCCAAAGGAAGTTCTCTCATTTTGGCTCAGATAGGAATATTatgtgaaggctttcccacatccATGGCATTCATATTTTCTCTCCATTGTGAGTCCTCTCATGTCGTATAAGACCAGAGCCacgagtgaaggctttcccacataaattacattcatagggtttctctccagtatgagttctctcatgttgtacAAGGGTAGAATaatgagtgaaggctttcccacattgaTGACAtgcatatggtttctctccagtatgaatctTTTCATGTCGTCTAAGGCCAGAAAAATGAGTgtaggctttcccacatagatgacattcatatggtttctcttCATTATGAATTCTCTCATGTCGTCTAAGGGAAGAACAATGAGTGAAAGCTTTTCCACATATctgacattcatatggtttctctccagtgtgagttctctcatgttctcTAAGATGAGAACATGaactgaaggcttttccacatagatgacattcatatggtttctcaccagtgtgagtcctctcatgcTGTCTAAGGGCAGAACAATGAGTGAAAGCTTTttcacatagatgacattgatgtggtttctctccagtgtgaattctctcatgtcGTCTAAGGGCAGAACAATgagtgaaggcttttccacatctattacattcatatggtttctctccagtgtgaattctctcatgtttCTTAAGATGGCAACATGcactaaaggctttcccacagagatgacattcatatggtttttctccactgtgagttctctcatgttgtctaagggCAGAACAATGAGTGTAGGATTTCCCACATAGAAGACATtgataaggtttctctccagtgtgaattctgtCATGCTGTTTAAGGAGAAAAGATCTACAgaaagctttcccacaaagatggcatTTATATGGTTTCTCCCCATTGTGACTTTTCTCATGTCGTTTAAGGGCAGAACAATGAGTGAAGACTTTTCTGCATAGATGACAATTAAAGGGTTTCTCTCCAATATTAGTTCCATTGTACTCTCTAAGACCAGAATGTTGAATAAAGGCTGTGCCATTTAGATGATACTCATATGATATACATCTAGTATGAACTTGCTTGTGTTGAGTAAAAGATGAATGGTCACTGAGGGTTTTTCCAAAGACTTTGCTGAAACAGTCTTTCTTTCCAATGTGAGCTAATACATGTTGAGTTACTGAGGATCTGTGAGTGATATCTTCTTGGAAATCACTACATTTAAAAGATTCCTTTGGAATGATGTGAGATCTCTGCATTTGGGAAGCAGACAAGAGACTTAAAAGGTCTGTCCATACACATTCATCAGTTTCTCTACAGATGAATTCTAGACTAATCATTCAAAGATAGTCTCAACTTAAAATCTTCCCCATAAGTTACATACACCTTATTCTTCCCCATAAGTTACATACACCTTATTCTCCTACATGCACAGGGAATTTCTTCTTTGTAGCATCCTAACTGCAGAGCTATCTGATCAATTTTCAAGATTTCATAATGTTTCAAAGATAAGGTATGTGACTCGTACTCAGGTTAATTTTTCCCAAAATTCAAAATATCAAAGACTTTTTGCTTGATTCATTAGCTGTTAAGCCCAACTTTATTTACAGTTAGGAGATTGTATAGAATTCCTCATTTATTTCACTCCCAGTTATCTATTGAAAAGAAGAGGATTCACACCCATGGAGCTTACCAATGGTATGATAGTAGATGTGTCTCTTCTACAGATATATTGCATGGGTATCATTTCTTGCTTTTTAGAGTCAATTTCCCTGCCTGAAATAATAGAAAACACAATAAATTTCTTGGGTAGCATTAGAGGAAAGAGAATATTGAAATGACCCAAATGTCACTGTATGTTTCAAATACCGACCATTAGCTGGGAAAGAATAACTAATTAAGAAATACTCTGGGAGTAGAACACATATTAGGACATTAACAATTAGAAAAGATTTTCAGGATTGAtatatgaaaactataaaaagaagatAGAATATTGGGGAggtaaaagaaggaaaatcttCAAAGAAGAATACCAGGACAAGAGCTATTATATGGAAGTTTCATGGTACAGGAGTATCCATTTCCCTaaagaaaaagacatgaatagagaTTTTTAAGTGTATGTAATACAGACCATATCTGAGaaaaatttccctaatagccTCATCTAAGTTTCAAAAACTATAACTCCTTTAGGGAATTCTGCAGTTGATAGTCCCAAAAACCTTTCACTCATTGACTAGGTTCCTCTTTGCATAAAACCACTGGTTACTAGAGCTCACCTGAACTCAGGTTTCCTTCTCTCCACAATTCCTCTCCTTGATCCAATTGGGAAAGCATATCAGATTTGAAGACTGGATATCCTGCTTGTGGGGAAAAGATAAATGGATTTTTGAGTTCTGTGCAGATAACAGTGCATGCATTATCATCAAGTCTAGGGCAggctaaaaaagaaatataaagcaaACATTCAAGGTCAGTAAAGTTTTGGAAAAGTACCTGGAACACAGAACATGGATAATTCTTCACCCTCAAAGGAGTGCCCTTGAACTTGTGTGCAAATACAGTGGGGACCTCTGGTTGTATATGCCCATGCCCAAGTTCAAAAAGACGGtagaatcctctatattttcaaatAGGGTGAAATTCTGTATTTCCACAGTGGATGATTATTATTTTCAAGAAGGATATCATATATATAAATTCCATCAGAACAATCTTAAGTTCTATGTGGAAAAGGATAGGTCTGCTATTTTTACTACTATGGTCAGAAGTCTCAGCATAGTGGCTACAGTagaataattattaataaaatacttAATCCAGGTATTTATCCCTTCAAAAAATACTGAGTTTCCAGCAGTGTTCTGAGTGTTGCAGAGTAAGTAGCAACAAAAACATGAAGCTGTGTTTCACATTGGATCACATTCTAATGGGATGAAAAACTAGAAGTAGGTAATAAGAAACAAATTTAGATAGCGTTtgtgtaataaaataatataaattatatttttaaaataaaggataaaaacataaaaagtaatATAAAGGAATATAAACATAACATGGAGAAGCTGTTCTAGATACTCATCCAATAAACAggtgatagattagatagatgacAAATGGATATGTAAATTTGGACAGACTCACCCACTGAGACTAGATGACTGATAAtctccagcatcacatctctGAACAGCTTTCTCTGAGATGTGTCCAGGAGAACCCACTCTTCCTCTGGGAAGTCTACAGCTACATCTTTTAAGGACACTGACTCCTAAAATATCACAGACATTTGGGTTCAATCAGGAGTTATCATTAGCAATGCCAGAGTATGATGTTCAAAATGACAGTACTAAGGAAGCAGAACTGTGTACAGAAAGCTCAATTTTTGGAGGGTTCCAATCAGATCATTCTCTGTGATTAAGTGCCATCTGCCTTTCAGATACACACAAAGACATACGTAGACTGAATATAAAAAACTCCTTTATAAAGAAAtatcaggcggcagacttggcccagtggttagggcatctgtctaccacatgggaggtctgcggttcaaacccggggcctccttgacccatgtggagctggcccatgtgcagtgctgatgcacgaaggagtgccctgccacgcaggggtgt encodes the following:
- the LOC101442121 gene encoding zinc finger protein 596-like, whose amino-acid sequence is MQLLESVSLKDVAVDFPEEEWVLLDTSQRKLFRDVMLEIISHLVSVGYPVFKSDMLSQLDQGEELWREGISIISGREIDSKKQEMIPMQYICRRDTSTIIPLRSHIIPKESFKCSDFQEDITHRSSVTQHVLAHIGKKDCFSKVFGKTLSDHSSFTQHKQVHTRCISYEYHLNGTAFIQHSVFTHCSALKRHEKSHNGEKPYKCHLCGKAFCRSFLLKQHDRIHTGEKPYQCLLCGKSYTHCSALRQHERTHSGEKPYECHLCGKAFSACCHLKKHERIHTGEKPYECNRCGKAFTHCSALRRHERIHTGEKPHQCHLCEKAFTHCSALRQHERTHTGEKPYECHLCGKAFSSCSHLREHERTHTGEKPYECQICGKAFTHCSSLRRHERIHNEEKPYECHLCGKAYTHFSGLRRHEKIHTGEKPYACHQCGKAFTHYSTLVQHERTHTGEKPYECNLCGKAFTRGSGLIRHERTHNGEKI